The Polyangiaceae bacterium genome segment TACCTTGCCGCAGCGGCCGAGCACTCCCGCGCCGCCTTTGCGGCCGCAGGTGCCCGTTCCCACGGCTGCGCCGTGGGGAGGCGCAGAGCCGCCGACGATTCCGAAGGCTGCACCTGTCGGCCTCAGTCCGGGCGCACGCCCGCATCCCGTGCACGCGCGACCCCGCTCGGCTCCCCCGCCGCTGCCGCCCGGGCAAGTTGGAATGCCGCCGATCCCGCCAGCGCCCCCGGTGCCCGCCGCGGCACCTCCCGTTGCGTCGCCGCCCGTGCAATCCCTTGCCGAATACGACGACGAGGATGGCGAGACGACGGTGCAGAATCATCCGCGCCATGACGCCTGGGTCGCGCGCCAGGCAGCGCATGCTCCTGCCCCTGGGAGGCTACCGCCGCCTTCGGCACCACCGCCGCCGGTACGGGCCCCCGCGGCGGTCTCGGCGCACGCAAGCCCTGCAGCAGCGTCGTCACCGTTCAATCCGCCCGCAGGTTCGTCGCCTGTCAATGCGCTCGCGGGTTCGTCACCCTTCAACCCCGCGGCTGCGCCAGCGGCACCCCCACCTCGCAACTTCAGTGTCGACGATAGCGCCAACCCTGCGCCTGCGCTGGTGCTCGAGCACCTGGCTCGAGTGGGAGTGTACGAGCCAGGCGGTGGTGCGGCGCCGGCCTGGGAAAAGGCTCATGCCGTACGGACGCGCGGAAGCTGGGTGCTGATTCTGGCCACGGTCTTGTTCGTGGGTGCCGGTGGAGGCGCCTACGCCTACGCCAACCACGTCAAGCAAGAGCGCATGGCGCAGGCGGCCTCCTTGGGCGACGAAGTGGAGACCATGCTCCACGGCGTGGACGTGGAACAGATCCGCGCCACCGACGACAAGCTGGCGAAGATCTTCGAACTCGACTCCCGTTCCCAGCGAGCTGCGAAGTTGTGGCTGAAGAATCGCGTCGTCGGCGCGCTGGTCTTGCCCGGGGATCCTGTGGGCATCGATTCGGCGGTGCACCGCGCGCTCACCGTCGAGGTCCCGGAAGAAGAGACGGCCTTCGGCAAAGTTGCGTCGTTCTTGGTGGAGGGTGATCTGGCAGGCGCGGCGGCCGTGCTGCCGAAGTGGGACAAAAAGGCCGGCAAAGACGCCATGTACCAGATGACCGCGGGCGCGGCCTTGGAGCGAGCCGGCGACATCCGAGCCATCGAGCGCTATCAGCTTGCGACCACTCTCGACGACAAATTGGTGATTGCCGACGTGTTGCTCGCCCGCTCCGTCCTGCTCGAGATGGGACCCGAGAAGGGCAAACCACTCGTAGAACGTGCGAACAAGAAGCTCGGAGACAATCCCAATGCCAAGGCACTTTCCGCTCTGGCGTGGGCCGTGGATCCTGAGCGCAGCAAAGAGCCGCCGAAGCAGGCGCAGATCAGCGAGGCCGAGCGCGACAAGCTGATCCTGGGCCTGCGCCCCGTGCCCTACGTCGTCGAAGCGCTGATGGCGATCAACGCCGAGCAAGAAGACCGCGCCAGCCAAGCGATCAATAGCGCGGTGGGTTTGACCGTGGGCCCAGCCATGGCCACCCAACTCGGGTTCTTGGCGATCAAAGCGGGGAACGAGAAGCTGGCCCGAAAAGCCGCTCTGCGCGCGCTGCAGTTTTCGGCGCTGTACCCTCAGGCACGCGTGCTCGCCTCGCGCGTGGCACTCCTAGGCGGGCGCCTGGACGAAGCCAAGAAGGCCATCGAGGGCCTCGACGACAAGAGTGGCGAGGTGGGGGTCGTGCGAGCAGTGCTCGCCTACGAAACCCTCGATTCGAGTGAGTATGCGTCGGCCGTGGAATCCTTGGGTGAGGCGACCCTCAAGCTCCCAGACTTCGCCGGGCTCGCGGCGGGGTTGGGGGTGCTGCGGGGAACGGCATACCCCACTGCCGAGCAAGTCAGCGCCATGTCGCACGCGCACGTGCCCTGGGGTGAACTGGTTGCCATTGATGCAACGCTCGACCAGGGAGATCTGGAACAGGCTGACAAGCTCATGAAGAGCTGGGGCGATGGCGTGAAGCGGCCTGTGTACGCTCTGCGAGCAGCGCGCGTGTTGCGCTATCAGGGCAAGGGTGAGGACGCGCTGAACGCGAGCGCACTCGCGCTCAGGGAAGGGTCGACCACTGTCCCCGCCATCATCGAGCACACCTACGCACTGGTGGAACAGAAGAACTACAAGGAAGCTCGCGAGCTCATTGCCAAGTACCCGACGCTGCTCGGGCCCTTGGCCAACTGGCTGCGCGTGCTCGTGGACGGCGAAAGCGGTCGCGCTGCCGAGGCCAAGGTGAAGGCCGGCCAGCTGGAACTTTTCCCGGATGGAGCGCCGCTCAGCTTGCGCGTGCTGACCGCCCGCGCTCTTGCGGTAGCGAAGGATAAGCGCGCCAAAGCGTACGTCGCAGCGCTCAGCAAGGCGCTGCCGAAACACGGCGACGTGCAGCGCGCCGTGCAGGCTGCGAAATAGCCGCCCGCGGTCAGGGCGCGGCGCCGTTGGCGTGCTTGGCGTCGGGGTTGCGGACGACGACGATTTCCGTGCTGCGGTCGAAGTGGATTTCCTCGTCACGAGGTGGAACCAGGGTCACTGTGGCGTCGCCCCCCATGCCGCGGCGGACACCGATCACCAACTCGCCGCGACGTCGCCCGCCGTCGACCAGACTGGAGAAGGTGGCGCTGTCACCAAGACCGAGTTCGGAAGGCGGATAGCTGGCCAGCTCGGCGCCGCCTGGTCCGAATAGCTCGTCGAAGACCGCGCCCAGCTCGCGGCGCAGCGAGGCTTGAGCCAGCTGGTAGGACAGCACCAGGGGAGTGACCAACAGGTCGTCGGCGATGGGCTGAGCAAAACGTTCATTCTCGGGATCCAGGATCTCCACGAGTACCTTGGGGCGCCGCTTCGCCGTTCCCAGCACCTCGGCCAACACCATGCACCCCATCAGCGTGCGCGCGTCCGTCGCGTCGGTGTTCCCCCACCAGTCACTCGCGATGATCAGGATGTTGTCGTACTCCTCGGGGCGGAGTGCAGAGATCTCCTCGGGCAAGGTGTAGTCCATCTCCAGGAGTTGCACTCTGACGCTTTCCGGGTAGTGCATGGCAGCTAGACGCCGCTCCCGCTCGGCGATGCTCATGCGGGAGACGATGACCAGCTCGAACTCCGCGCGCTGGTAGCGACCGAGTTCTTGCAGGATTGCCGGGAGCTTTCGGCTCCAGCCCAACACCAACACGCGCCGTTTGGTTGGGGTCAGTTGAAGTGTGTGCTTGAAGGCGACGGTCTCCTCCTGCTCAGGCGGGGCAGGTTGCGGAACGGTCTGCTCGTAGTCCGGGGCCAAGACCACCAGATGGTCGCCGGTCTGGATCTGGAAGTCGTCGTCGGTGCACAGGAACGCGTTGACGCCGTGTGCGTCACGTCGCGTCACGCCCAAGAGCAGCGCGCGGTCGTAGCGATCGAGCGCATCACCAAATCGCTGTCCCGAGAGCACGTCGGATTCGCGTATGAATACCTGAGCTTCCCCCGAGCGGCTGAGCATTGCGTCGTGCACTCGTGACAGTCCTGGATGCAGTAGACATTGAGCCACCAGGCGCGCGATGACGGCGCGGCTAGCCACGATTTCCACTTCCCCCTGGTAGGCGCGTCGTGCCAGACGCTCCTTGCGGGGGTCGAAGATTTCCGCCACCAACAAGGGCAGGGGTTGTTCGGCGGTCGCGTGGGTGCTGATCGCCAACAGGGCCTTCACCACCCGCGCGTCGGATTGCAGGGTGCCGTCCTTCGCGAAGTCAGTTCCAGGCAGGATGACCACCGCCGCGTTGAGGAAGTCCACTCGCGCCAAGTGGTCGGGCCGCAGCAGACTGCCCGTGCGAACCGTGATGCGGCTCTCGTCGTAGAGGGGTCCCAGGCGCTCGCGCAGCTCCTGGACCAGGACGCTGGCTTTCTCGTCTGCGAGGATCGCGACGTGCAAGCGTCGGCGACCGACCCGAGTCAAGAATCGCTCCAAACGATCCCCGGACATGAGCAGTTCCGACACGATTTTCGCGGTGCGGTTCGTGAAACCCAGGATCACGATGTGGTCGTCCTGCGCGATGGGCGTGAGGCCGCTTTCCAGCCGGTCGATGGTTTGGTTGAGCCACTGGGTCATGATCGCAATCAGCGCACCGAGGAACAGCACGTAGCCAAGCACCGTGACGATGGTCGACACCAAGCGACGGAACGTGCCGACGTCGTCCCCCAGGTAGCCTGGGTCCGTCAGGCGCAAGAATGCCCACCACACGGCCTCGCCTTCGCTGTTGAACCCGCCGTCGGCGAAGACGAGCCTGCCCGCCAAAAGGCTGACCGCGCCGATGAGCAACGCGATGACCAGCAGGCGGTAGTGCGCACCCCGCAGGAACAGCCGCTCCAGCCGATACTTGAGCAGATTGCCGACGCGGCGGGGCATGTCGCCTGTGCGACGAGAGTCAGTCCGTCTTCACGACCACGCCAAGGGTGGTCGTGTGGACCTGATCTTCGGCGCCCCGTTCCTCGTTTCGATAGACGTTCTTGCTCGGGGAGCCCGAGAGCAGAAAGTCGCCGCGCTGCTCGAGGCGAAACAGGAGGTTCTCCGTCGGCGCGGCCTCCAAGGTGAGGGTGGCGGTCGCCAGCTCGGCATTCGTGACGTGCGCGCCGGAAGCCTCCACCAACTCAGTCACGGCACCATGCTCGTCTTTCAAGTACTCGCCGCGAAGCGCCACTGCAAACACTTCCGTGAAGGCATAGCGCGCGGTCAGCATGCCGCCGTACCAGCTCTCGGTTTCGACGTCCGTGTCCAGTCCCGGCCCAATGCTGCGAACGCCTTCGGTTCCGTAGTCGAAATTGGCCAGCAAGCTGAGTTCCGGTGTGGGGGTGACGGCCACCACCACGTCGACGAGATGTTTCCACGCTTCGAAGTCGTTGGCGCCACCGCGGTCCACGGTCTCGCTGCCACCGGGGGCGCCCGGCTTGTCCTCACAAGCGCCCGTTGCGTTGCTGTAGGCCTGATCCGCCGGGCAGGAGATGGTGGCGAAGTCGTCTTGTTCCGGTCCGCCCAGCCAGCCAACCTTGGCCAAGAGCCAGTCGTTCGGCCGCAACGTCGCTTGTAGACCAAAGGTCTTGCCCACGTTGTTGTCTTCGGAGCGGTTGATGCCGTTGACTAGCAGCGCGGACACGCCGAGCTCGGGCATCAGCTCGAGGTTCGCCCGCAGGCCGGTGTGAAAGATGGGCTGCGTACTCCACACCACACCACGGGTGTAGGTGGCGTTGTGGTGGCTCTCGGGGACCTCCGCGCCGTAGATCGTTTCGAACTTGCCGAAGTCCAGGCGCAGCATGCCGTGGCTTCCCCCTGGACGCCATGACGCGAAGGCTTGCGCCACTTGCTCCAGCGCCGTGCCCGCGTCGGCGCCCGCATGCTCCGTCGCTGTCGGGCCGAAGCGCAGACTCAGCGTGCCGCCCACGGGCTCTGGGGCGAAGGAGGCATCGAGGCCGACCCACGACAGGGCGAAGCCAGTTTGCCGCGCGTCGTAGCGGGTGGGAACGCCGCTGCCGTCCTGGGGCTTCGGGAAGGCCCAGTTGACGTTGTAGTAGGCGTCGACGAACGCGCCCAGTTCCACCGCGTCGTACCAAGGCTGAAGCGGAGGAGGTGGTTCTGGAGCCTCGGCTTGGCCAAAGGCAGACGGCGCGACGGCGAATAGAGCGAGGGTCAGGGAAAGGGAGGGGGACGTGAGGCGCAACATGGGGCTTGCCGCCCTGATACCAGGGTTTGCTGGGGAACAGAAGTCACCGGCCGCGAAGGTCGGCGGCGGCCTGGTGTGCCTGTATTGGAACACGGCCCTCAATCATGTTCCGCAGCTCGTCGGGCTCCGCCGAGCGGCCCATGGCCTCCTCCAGGCTGATGAGCCTTCGAGAGAATAGGGAGTAGAGGGCCTGGTTCAGGGTCTGCATCCCGTGCTTGATCTGTCCCACCTGCATCTGGGAGTAGATCTGGTGGACCTTGTCCTCCCGGATCAGGTTGCGAATGGCCGCGTTCGGGACCATCACCTCTAGCGCCAGCACGCGCCCGGGTGCTCCCGCTCGCGGCAAGAGCAGCTGGCTCAGCACGCCTTCGAGCACGAAGGATAGCTGGGCCCGCACCTGGGACTGTTGGTGCGGCGGAAACACGTCGATGATGCGGTTGATGCTCTGGATGGCCGAGTTGGTGTGCAGCGTGGCAAACACCAAGTGACCGGTTTCGGCGATCGTCAGCGCCGATTCGATCGTCTCCAGATCACGCATCTCGCCGACCAGCACGACGTCGGGATCCTGGCGCAGAACGTACTTGAGAGCGTCCTTGAACTTGGCCGTGTCCGACCCTACTTCGCGCTGATTCACGATGCAGCGCTTGTGCGGGTGCAAGTACTCGATCGGATCTTCAATGGTGATGATGTGCTGGCGTGTCTCGCTGTTGATCTTGTCGATGATGGAGGCGAGGGTCGTGCTCTTTCCCGAACCGGTTGGTCCGGTGACCAACACCAGCCCGCGAGGCTTTGCGGCCAGTTCCGACACCACTGGCGGTAGGCCGAGCTCGTCGAAACTCAGGATCTTGAAGGGGATGGACCGGAACGCGCCGGACACCGCCCCACGCTGCATGAAGATGTTGGCGCGAAAGCGCGATAGGTTCTTCACGCCGAAGGAAAGGTCGAGTTCCTTCAGCTTCTCAAAGGTGATCTTCTGCTCCTCGGTCAGCACCGAGTAGCAGAGTTGCTTCGTTTCCACCGGCGACAGCGGCGGCAACTTCAAGGGCACGATGGCGCCATCGATGCGCAACAGCGGCGGGGAGCCGGTGGTGATGTGCATGTCGCTGGCGCCCTTCTCGATCATGGCGCGCAACAACTGGTGCAGATTGATGCGGAGTCCTTCCTCCTGAGTCATGTGTGTGCTGCGCCTCCTAGTTCTGTCCGTACTGGCTTCGCCGCCCGCAGCTCGCTCTCGATTGCCATCTCGATACCGGCCTAGTCGGACATGGTCACGCGCAAGATCTCCTCAGGAGTCGTGACGCCGTCCAAGACTTTCGTGATGCCGCTCATGCGCAACGTGAGCATGCCGCGCCGGATGGCGGCGGCTTTCAGCTCCGCCGTGGATGCTCCTTGAAGCACCATCTCTTTGAGGTCGTCGTGGAAGCGCATCACTTCATACAGCGCCACGCGTCCCTTGTAGCCAGTGTTGTTGCATGTCCCGCAGCCCGCGCCTTTGACGATGCGGCCGACCGCGGCCTGCTCGTCGCTGCAGCCGAGATCCAGCAATACTTGGGCTTCCACGGGGGTTTCGCGGCGGCAGTCCATGCAGACGCGTCGCGCCAGACGTTGGGCGAGCACGAGGTTGACACTGGCGGTAATGAGGAAGGGCTCCACACCCATGTTGAGCAGGCGGGAAATGGTCGCTGGTGCGTCGTTGGTGTGGAGCGTCGAGAGCACCAAGTGGCCCGTGAGCGCCGCCTTGACGCTGATTTCCGCCGTTTCGAAATCGCGGATCTCGCCGACCATGATGATGTCGGGGTCCTGACGCAGGAAGGAGCGCAGCCCCATGGCGAAGTTCAACCCGATGTCGTCGTGCATCTGCACCTGGTTGATACCGTGCAAGTTGTACTCGACCGGATCCTCGGCCGTGCTGATGTTGACGCCGGGTTGGTTCAATTCCGAGAGAGCCGAGTACAGCGTCGTGGTCTTGCCGGAACCGGTCGGCCCAGTGACCAAGACCATGCCCCAGGGTTGGTTGATGGCCCAAGCGAAGTCCTCCAAGGGGCCGACATCAAACCCCAACTTCGTCATGTCCAGCTGTAGGTTGCCCTTGTCCAGCAAGCGCAACACGACCTTTTCTCCCCACATCGTGGGCAGGATGGACACACGGAAGTCCATCTCTCGACCCTTGCCCAGCTTCAGCTTGATGCGGCCGTCTTGCGGCAGCCGACGCTCGGCGATGTCGAGCTGACTCATGATCTTGATGCGGCTGACGAGAGCGTTCTTCAACTTCAGGGGCGGACTCATCTCTTCGTGCAGCACGCCGTCCACGCGATAACGAACGCGCAGGCGCTTTTCGTAGGGCTCCACGTGAATGTCGCTGGCACCTTTGCGAATGGCGTTCAGCAGCAGGACGTTCACCAGGCGCACCACGGGCGCGTCCTCGCTGGCGCGCTCCAGCTCCAGCACGTTGATGTCGTCGTCATCGGCGCTGAAGTCGATGTCCTCGTCGCCGATGTCGAAGTCTTCGAGCACCTCCTCGTAGGAGGGGCCTACGTTGTAGTAGCGGTCGATGGCAGCCAGAATCGCCGTCTCGCTGGCGACGACGGGCTCCACGTTGTAGCCCGTGAGGAACTTGATGTCGTCGATGGCGTGCAGATTGGTCGGGTCCGCCATGCCCACGATCAGGGACGAGCCCGAGCGTGAGACAGGAATGATCTTGTGCTTTTCACAGACATCGCGCCCTACCAGCTTGATGATCTCCCCATCGATCTCGTACTCGTCGAGGTTGATGGCGGGCAAGCGGTACTGGGACGACAGGAAGTTCGTGATTTCGCCGTCGGAGATGTAGCCGAGCTTCGCTAGGGCATAGCCCAAGTTCTTGCCGCTTTTGCGTTGCTCGTCTTGGGCTTGGCGGAGCTGTTGCAGGCTGATGAGCTTCTCGCGTACGAGCAGCTCCCCGAGTCGATTCGAATTGCTCATGCGTCTTCTTTCCGGGACACCAATGCGTGCCAGCGGGCCAGTGTAGCCCGGACTTTACCTGCTCCGGTGGGAGAGATCACGGTCCAGCTGGGCGGGATTGCCGGCACGCGGTGCGCACCCGGGCTCGCACCGAGTTCGGCCGGGCTTTTCGGCCCGCCGCCGTCCTGGCGGTCGCGCGAGATGTGATGGATGATGCGGCCTCCCATGGGGGTCCTTGGCAAAGCGCTCTCCCTCCTTCGTGGCCCAGACCGCCGGCTGCGTGCCGCGCAGCGCGCCGAAGTCGAGGGGCGGCTCGCAGACGCCGTGGCAAAGTACCTGGAGGCGGGTGCCCGCGACGAGGCAGCGCGCGTGTACTGCATTCGAGCCGATGCCGCGCCGACCCCACGCGAGCGCTATCAGCTGCTCGGGCAGGCAATTTCCGTTGCGGGTCCGGACGCGCAAGCTTCCTTCGTCTTGCGACGTGCCGAGTTGGCGCTCGAGCTGCTGCGCAAGGGGGCCCTCACGCTCACGCGTCCCGAACTGGCCGCGATGGCCCGGGACTGCGAGCGCAGCGGCGGCGCAGTGCTTGCCGCGGATCTCTTCGACTTGGCCGGCGACGCCGAGGGGCGCACGCGTGCGCTAGTCGAAGCGGGGGCCGTGGAGCGTCTGGAGCGGGTGCTGGAACGGGAGGCGGCAAATGCTCGTGCCGAGCGCCAGCTCGAATCCGAGCAGCAACGGGTGCTGGATCTCGAGGCCTGCGGCCGCCGGCGCGAGGCACTGGCGCTTTGCGATGCGGTGGGCGGCAGCGACGAGCGGGTGCAGTCCGTGGCGTCACGGCTTCGAGCCAAGCGCGCCGTGGGAGATACCTTTCGCCTGCGGCTGAACGGAGAAGCGGTGGAAGTCGCTTTTGGACAGCCCGTCACCGTCGGCCGTTCGGAGGCGACCATCGTTCTGCCCGCTCCTGGTCTCAGTCGTCAGCACTTGGAGATCCGCACGGGCGCGAACGGACCGGAGGTATGTGACCTTGGTTCGCGCAACGGAACCACGATGCGTGGGATGCGACTCGAGGCCCCGCTGTCCGTCGGCTCCGGGGTGGAGCTGGAGCTCGCGGGCCAGGTGTCAGTTCGCCTCGCGCCCCTCGCACCTCGCGGAGTTGCCCTGGAGGCGTCCGGGCGCACGTTTCTGCTGCCTCTCGGACCACTGGAGATCGAGGGGCTACGTCTGGAGCGCGCGGACGACGGTTGGCTGGAGTTGGAGAGCGAGGTCGGAGCGTTCCTAGGGGGCTTGCGCCTCGATCCGCGCGTGCAGCTCTGCGTTGGCGATCGCATCGCGACGTCCATGGATGGCGCGGCGCTGATCGAGGTGCTGGCGTGAGTTGGTTCGATCGCTTTCGCAGGCCGCCGCCCGCGCCCCCGGTGGCTCCAAGACCGCGCGTGGCGCCGACTCCGTCGCGTCCGCCGATTCCCGCCGAGCTAGAGTTACTGCGAGATTTGGACGTTGGCGTGGACGTCAGCGATGCCCTGGACGCCCTGCGCATTTTGATGGGCGGCAGCCACGAACGCGCCGCGCTCACTGCATTGACTCAGGCTCACGCAAAGGGCGTGCTGCCGCCCGTTCTCGCTACGCTGGGCGCGCAGATCCACGAACGCCGCGGCGAGAGCGATCGCGCGCTGCACTTGCTCGACGATCCTCGTGGCGTGGACGCGCTCTTGCTGGCTGCGGACTTGTGGTCG includes the following:
- a CDS encoding outer membrane beta-barrel protein, yielding MLRLTSPSLSLTLALFAVAPSAFGQAEAPEPPPPLQPWYDAVELGAFVDAYYNVNWAFPKPQDGSGVPTRYDARQTGFALSWVGLDASFAPEPVGGTLSLRFGPTATEHAGADAGTALEQVAQAFASWRPGGSHGMLRLDFGKFETIYGAEVPESHHNATYTRGVVWSTQPIFHTGLRANLELMPELGVSALLVNGINRSEDNNVGKTFGLQATLRPNDWLLAKVGWLGGPEQDDFATISCPADQAYSNATGACEDKPGAPGGSETVDRGGANDFEAWKHLVDVVVAVTPTPELSLLANFDYGTEGVRSIGPGLDTDVETESWYGGMLTARYAFTEVFAVALRGEYLKDEHGAVTELVEASGAHVTNAELATATLTLEAAPTENLLFRLEQRGDFLLSGSPSKNVYRNEERGAEDQVHTTTLGVVVKTD
- a CDS encoding type IV pilus twitching motility protein PilT, whose product is MTQEEGLRINLHQLLRAMIEKGASDMHITTGSPPLLRIDGAIVPLKLPPLSPVETKQLCYSVLTEEQKITFEKLKELDLSFGVKNLSRFRANIFMQRGAVSGAFRSIPFKILSFDELGLPPVVSELAAKPRGLVLVTGPTGSGKSTTLASIIDKINSETRQHIITIEDPIEYLHPHKRCIVNQREVGSDTAKFKDALKYVLRQDPDVVLVGEMRDLETIESALTIAETGHLVFATLHTNSAIQSINRIIDVFPPHQQSQVRAQLSFVLEGVLSQLLLPRAGAPGRVLALEVMVPNAAIRNLIREDKVHQIYSQMQVGQIKHGMQTLNQALYSLFSRRLISLEEAMGRSAEPDELRNMIEGRVPIQAHQAAADLRGR
- the pilB gene encoding type IV-A pilus assembly ATPase PilB, whose product is MSNSNRLGELLVREKLISLQQLRQAQDEQRKSGKNLGYALAKLGYISDGEITNFLSSQYRLPAINLDEYEIDGEIIKLVGRDVCEKHKIIPVSRSGSSLIVGMADPTNLHAIDDIKFLTGYNVEPVVASETAILAAIDRYYNVGPSYEEVLEDFDIGDEDIDFSADDDDINVLELERASEDAPVVRLVNVLLLNAIRKGASDIHVEPYEKRLRVRYRVDGVLHEEMSPPLKLKNALVSRIKIMSQLDIAERRLPQDGRIKLKLGKGREMDFRVSILPTMWGEKVVLRLLDKGNLQLDMTKLGFDVGPLEDFAWAINQPWGMVLVTGPTGSGKTTTLYSALSELNQPGVNISTAEDPVEYNLHGINQVQMHDDIGLNFAMGLRSFLRQDPDIIMVGEIRDFETAEISVKAALTGHLVLSTLHTNDAPATISRLLNMGVEPFLITASVNLVLAQRLARRVCMDCRRETPVEAQVLLDLGCSDEQAAVGRIVKGAGCGTCNNTGYKGRVALYEVMRFHDDLKEMVLQGASTAELKAAAIRRGMLTLRMSGITKVLDGVTTPEEILRVTMSD
- a CDS encoding FHA domain-containing protein, which encodes MMRPPMGVLGKALSLLRGPDRRLRAAQRAEVEGRLADAVAKYLEAGARDEAARVYCIRADAAPTPRERYQLLGQAISVAGPDAQASFVLRRAELALELLRKGALTLTRPELAAMARDCERSGGAVLAADLFDLAGDAEGRTRALVEAGAVERLERVLEREAANARAERQLESEQQRVLDLEACGRRREALALCDAVGGSDERVQSVASRLRAKRAVGDTFRLRLNGEAVEVAFGQPVTVGRSEATIVLPAPGLSRQHLEIRTGANGPEVCDLGSRNGTTMRGMRLEAPLSVGSGVELELAGQVSVRLAPLAPRGVALEASGRTFLLPLGPLEIEGLRLERADDGWLELESEVGAFLGGLRLDPRVQLCVGDRIATSMDGAALIEVLA